Proteins encoded within one genomic window of Oryza glaberrima chromosome 12, OglaRS2, whole genome shotgun sequence:
- the LOC127756417 gene encoding transcription factor PCF8, with product MVLELLSSACAEAIRPASNSSSCSCSLQGAQLTASERFRVAQSELLLVGPSNSGASSPGSSVSIDPLQTKRRRISHELAQASAMEEVVGGGKERKRPRGALVGVGGGGASAATAAAWRTSRVARAAAGGKDRHSKVVTSRGLRDRRVRLSVPTAIAFYDIQDRLGVDQPSKAIEWLIRAAAAAIDALPSLDCSFALPAAASSPPPPAADDAEVSTSETSKSSVLSLANAPCDNGGGAFAELLHCSNTNGSKPLQQQQQATLAYYAAAQSAHMAAPMSFEMMAMPPHLAFSQEQQQHATVAAFDRGTLQSNASLWPPPPQPPPSQHPFLLQRFAAAPAEVAGLPFFLAGGVGGAAAAAPAATTNGGERRLQLWDFKEERKT from the exons ATGGTACT AGAGTTGCTGAGCTCAGCTTGCGCAGAGGCGATAAGACCAGctagcaacagcagcagctgcagctgcagcttgcAGGGCGCCCAGCTCACAGCATCAGAGAGATTCAGAGTAGCTCAGAGTGAGCTTTTGCTCGTTGGTCCCTCGAATTCTGGAGCTAGTTCGCCCGGGTCCTCGGTTTCGATCGATCCCCTTCAG ACGAAGCGGAGGCGGATTTCGCATGAGCTAGCGCAAGCGTCAGCCatggaggaggtcgtcggcggcggcaaggagcGCAAGCGCCCGCGCGGCGCGCTCGTCGGcgtaggcggcgggggcgcgtcggcggcgacggcggcggcgtggcggacgAGCCgggtggcgcgggcggcggcgggggggaaGGACAGGCACAGCAAGGTGGTGACGTCGCGGGGGCTCCGCGACCGCCGCGTGAGGCTGTCGGTGCCGACGGCCATCGCGTTCTACGACATCCAGGACCGCCTCGGCGTCGACCAGCCGAGCAAGGCCATCGAGTGGctcatccgcgccgccgcggccgccatcgACGCGCTCCCGTCGCTCGACTGCTCCttcgccctccccgccgccgcctcctcgccgccgccgccggccgccgacgacgccgaggtCAGCACATCCGAGACCAGCAAGAGCTCCGTGCTCTCCCTCGCCAACGCCCCCtgcgacaacggcggcggcgcgttcgcCGAGCTCCTCCACTGCTCGAACACCAACGGCAGCAAGCCattgcagcaacagcagcaggcgACGCTTGCGTACTACGCGGCGGCGCAGAGCGCGCACATGGCGGCGCCCATGTCTTTCGAGATGATGGCGATGCCGCCCCACCTCGCGTTCtcgcaggagcagcagcagcacgccaCGGTGGCCGCCTTCGATCGGGGCACACTTCAGTCCAATGCGTCgctgtggccgccgccgccgcagccgccgccgtcgcagcacCCGTTCCTGCTGCAGAggttcgccgccgctccggctgaGGTCGCCGGCCTCCCGTTCTTCCTTgcaggcggcgtcggcggcgctgctgctgctgctccggcggcgacgaccaatGGTGGGGAGCGGAGGCTGCAGCTCTGGGACTtcaaggaggagaggaagacaTGA